One stretch of Nocardia mangyaensis DNA includes these proteins:
- a CDS encoding mycoredoxin, producing MYSTTWCGYCRRLRTQLDEAGITYTVIDIEDDPASAEFVGSVNNGNHVVPTIKFRDGSTATNPSLAAVKKALAAQA from the coding sequence ATGTACTCGACCACCTGGTGCGGCTACTGCCGCCGTCTCAGGACCCAGCTCGACGAGGCGGGCATCACCTACACGGTGATCGACATCGAGGACGACCCCGCTTCGGCCGAGTTCGTCGGCAGTGTCAACAACGGCAACCACGTCGTCCCGACCATCAAGTTCCGCGACGGCTCCACCGCCACCAACCCGTCCCTGGCCGCGGTCAAGAAGGCGCTGGCAGCCCAAGCCTGA
- the nudC gene encoding NAD(+) diphosphatase, giving the protein MSFRLKDVPLLSRSIIDRAEHVRLDPDALREGWSKAKILRVDARGRVRVTESGVVLDAAVTIAEQPGEGAVFVGVAEESHLWAVRTPELDGTLKDLRTLGGVDDFTADLLATAYALLNWHDRAGYHGGDGTTTTTARGGWSRRTATGDEEFPRIDPAVICLVHDGADRVLLARQQAWPATMFSLLAGFVEAGESLEHCVEREVREEVGVDLRDIHYLGSQPWPFPRSLMLGFAAVGDPSQELVFSDGEIAEAHWFTRDEVRAALRLGDWTARETGARLLVPGSISIARTIIESWAEL; this is encoded by the coding sequence GTGTCCTTCCGGCTGAAAGACGTACCGCTGCTGTCACGTTCCATCATCGATCGCGCCGAGCACGTCCGGCTCGATCCCGACGCCCTGCGCGAAGGGTGGAGCAAGGCGAAGATCCTGCGCGTCGACGCGCGCGGACGGGTCCGGGTCACCGAGAGCGGCGTCGTTCTCGATGCGGCGGTCACCATCGCCGAACAGCCTGGTGAGGGCGCGGTTTTCGTCGGTGTCGCCGAGGAGAGTCACCTGTGGGCGGTGCGAACTCCAGAGCTGGACGGCACGCTGAAGGACCTGCGCACGCTCGGCGGCGTCGACGATTTCACCGCCGATCTGCTCGCCACCGCGTACGCGCTGCTCAACTGGCACGACCGCGCCGGCTATCACGGCGGCGACGGCACCACGACCACCACCGCGCGCGGCGGTTGGTCGCGGCGGACAGCGACCGGTGACGAGGAGTTCCCGCGGATCGACCCCGCCGTGATCTGCCTGGTCCACGACGGCGCCGACCGGGTGCTGCTGGCCCGTCAGCAGGCGTGGCCCGCGACGATGTTCTCGCTGTTGGCCGGTTTCGTGGAGGCGGGCGAATCGCTCGAGCACTGCGTGGAGCGCGAGGTCCGCGAAGAGGTCGGCGTCGACCTGCGCGACATCCACTACCTCGGCAGCCAGCCCTGGCCGTTTCCGCGCTCGCTCATGCTCGGCTTCGCCGCTGTCGGCGACCCCTCCCAGGAACTGGTGTTCTCCGACGGCGAGATCGCCGAAGCGCACTGGTTCACCCGCGACGAGGTCCGCGCGGCCCTGCGACTAGGCGACTGGACTGCCCGGGAAACCGGCGCCCGACTCCTGGTCCCAGGATCCATTTCGATCGCGCGAACGATCATCGAATCCTGGGCTGAGTTGTAG
- a CDS encoding potassium channel family protein: protein MFGDPRSPVGLNTRPDYSLVGLLRIPVVQTSPWISLARRVLFATALLFTAATVVYIGRDGYSNSTDAELTYLDALYYATVSLSTTGYGDIAPLTPSARLANTIIITPLRILFLIVLVGTTLSVLTERSRQAFKIQRWRHTVRNHTVVVGYGTKGRTAIDAMIGDGVKQSDIVVVDTDQLALEAAEAAGLVTVHGSATKSDVLRLTGVQRAASVVVATNRDDTAVLVTLTARELNKSAKIVVAIRESENTHLVRQSGADSVVVSSETAGRLLGIATTTPTVVEMMEDLLTPEQGFAVAEREVEPGEIGGSPRHLREIVLGVVRAGELIRVGEPSVDALESGDKLLYIRRTGK from the coding sequence ATGTTCGGTGACCCGCGTAGCCCGGTCGGGCTGAACACCAGGCCCGACTACTCGCTGGTCGGGCTGCTGCGGATCCCCGTGGTGCAAACCAGTCCGTGGATCTCACTCGCTCGCCGCGTCCTGTTCGCGACGGCGCTGTTGTTCACCGCGGCGACCGTGGTCTACATCGGCCGCGACGGATACAGCAACTCCACCGATGCCGAGTTGACCTACCTCGACGCGCTCTACTACGCCACGGTCTCGCTCTCGACCACCGGCTACGGCGACATCGCCCCGCTGACGCCGTCCGCGCGGCTGGCGAACACCATCATCATCACTCCCCTGCGCATTCTGTTCCTGATCGTGCTCGTCGGCACCACTCTCAGCGTGCTCACCGAACGGTCCCGGCAGGCGTTCAAGATTCAGCGATGGAGGCACACCGTGCGCAATCACACCGTCGTCGTCGGCTACGGCACCAAGGGACGCACCGCGATCGACGCCATGATCGGCGACGGAGTGAAGCAGTCCGACATCGTCGTCGTCGACACCGACCAACTCGCCCTGGAGGCCGCCGAGGCCGCCGGGCTGGTCACCGTGCACGGCTCGGCGACCAAGTCCGATGTGCTGCGACTGACCGGCGTGCAGCGCGCGGCCTCGGTGGTCGTGGCCACCAATCGCGACGATACCGCGGTGCTGGTGACCCTCACCGCGCGCGAACTCAACAAGTCGGCCAAGATCGTCGTCGCCATCCGGGAGTCGGAGAACACCCACCTGGTCCGGCAGTCCGGCGCCGATTCGGTGGTCGTTTCCTCGGAGACCGCGGGCAGACTGCTGGGCATCGCCACCACCACGCCGACAGTCGTGGAGATGATGGAGGACCTGCTCACCCCTGAGCAGGGCTTCGCCGTCGCCGAACGCGAGGTCGAGCCGGGCGAGATCGGCGGTTCGCCGCGGCATCTCCGGGAAATCGTCTTGGGAGTGGTGCGCGCCGGTGAACTGATCCGAGTCGGTGAACCCTCGGTCGACGCGCTCGAATCCGGCGACAAACTGCTCTACATCCGGCGCACCGGCAAGTGA
- a CDS encoding ATP-dependent helicase, with amino-acid sequence MSGVRVTPQRLADALGLPPPTDEQAAVIAAPPGPTLVVAGAGAGKTETMAARVVWMVANQLVAPDEVLGLTFTRKAAQQLTARIRTRLARLAGAPLLREVDPSGALRTLIVGAEPEISTYHSYAGRLLTAHGLLLPVEPSAALLTQTQLWQLAHEVVRSWDGDLDTDRTPVSVTEAVLALAGQLAEHLVEPEQLAEAHAELEKLVYTLPAGPRQRGGPSQALQNVVAAQRERVALLPLVHQLAEALNRRGALDFGSQMSLAARLAVDHPEVAAAERARFTLVLLDEYQDTGHAQRVLLSALFGDADAVHQAGPRPPVRVRVTAPTTPASQADALWALEEERQSGSAAESELVLGHGVADRRERTVGHRAGGGAVAGRSDDAAAARDGSRGEEHGGGDMGGGERAEAGGGATALAVTAVGDPMQSIYGWRGASAANLPRFATDFPTAPGVPAPILPLLTSWRNPPEALALANLVADPLRLRARAAGGATVDALRAKPEAHAGVVEFALTETVAQERDWIAERIAREWALAREEENPPPTSAVLIRRNADAAPLAEALREQGLPVEIVGLGGLLATPEVADVVATLRLIAEPGTGSAAVRILTGARWRIGVADLAALAKRARMLSIGSVSGDASAAITDAAGLASALREVAPEPTERAGLADAIADPGAPEQYSEAGYARIVALSAELAALRERSGQPLVELVADVERTIGVGVETQTRRAIAGGGAGREHLDAFAEVVAGYAADSRASLSGLLAFFTAAESVENGLEPGEVEVARDRVQVLTVHAAKGLEWEVVAVPHVSATVFPSTTALSTWLGALAELPTTLRGDRAQPDAAEGVPVLDLTHVGDRAELEHALAEHKNALKSRRLDEERRLFYVALTRTERVLLVSAYHWPETGTSPKGPSEFLLELKQANEDPGSDAYGVATIARWDDTPPPDAVNPFADNPPTAQWPRDPLGGRRDPIEQGAALVREALEQLRGGPADPAADDEDEDPEGWANDVDALLAEFTAAELAEQQVELPGQLPATALVELRADPTRLAARLRRPLPYPPNPMARRGTAFHAWVQSWFGTDRLLGLDELPGAADSTAELGRADQELAAMQTAFRRSPWAHRNPIDVEVPFETTIAGTVIRGRMDAVFAEPGGRWIVVDWKTGAEPGPADEPAVAVQLAVYRLAWARLMAAHTGEPEDRVLRRVGAAFHYIRSGRTIAPTDLAGPDELADLIRDAAPENEETTPPDVR; translated from the coding sequence GTGAGCGGCGTGCGCGTCACCCCGCAACGGTTGGCCGACGCGCTCGGTCTGCCCCCACCGACCGATGAGCAGGCGGCCGTCATCGCGGCGCCGCCCGGACCGACCCTGGTGGTCGCGGGTGCGGGCGCGGGAAAGACCGAGACCATGGCCGCGCGTGTGGTGTGGATGGTGGCCAATCAGCTCGTCGCCCCCGACGAGGTCCTCGGCCTCACCTTCACGCGCAAGGCCGCCCAGCAGCTGACCGCCCGCATCCGCACCCGCCTCGCCCGGCTGGCCGGTGCGCCGCTGCTGCGCGAGGTCGACCCGAGCGGCGCGCTGCGGACGCTGATCGTGGGTGCCGAACCCGAGATCAGCACCTATCACTCCTACGCGGGCCGACTGCTCACCGCGCACGGGCTGCTACTGCCGGTCGAACCCTCGGCGGCGCTGCTCACCCAGACCCAGCTGTGGCAGCTCGCGCACGAGGTGGTGCGCTCCTGGGACGGCGACCTCGACACCGACCGCACCCCCGTCTCGGTGACCGAAGCGGTGCTCGCCCTGGCCGGACAGCTCGCCGAACACCTGGTGGAGCCCGAACAGCTGGCCGAGGCGCACGCCGAGCTGGAGAAACTGGTGTACACGCTGCCCGCCGGGCCACGTCAGCGTGGTGGGCCCAGCCAGGCCCTGCAGAACGTAGTGGCCGCGCAGCGCGAGCGTGTGGCGCTGCTACCCCTGGTCCACCAACTCGCCGAAGCCCTGAACCGCCGTGGCGCGCTGGATTTCGGCTCCCAGATGTCGCTGGCCGCCCGCCTGGCCGTCGACCACCCCGAAGTCGCCGCCGCCGAACGCGCCCGCTTCACGCTGGTCCTCCTCGACGAATACCAGGACACCGGCCACGCCCAACGCGTCCTGCTGTCGGCCTTGTTCGGCGACGCCGACGCGGTCCATCAGGCCGGCCCCCGCCCCCCGGTCCGGGTTCGAGTCACCGCGCCGACCACTCCGGCGTCTCAGGCGGACGCGCTCTGGGCGCTGGAGGAAGAACGACAATCGGGTTCTGCCGCGGAGTCGGAGCTCGTGCTGGGACATGGTGTTGCCGACCGTCGGGAGCGCACCGTCGGACATCGCGCCGGAGGTGGTGCGGTCGCGGGACGGTCCGACGATGCGGCGGCCGCCCGCGACGGTAGCCGGGGCGAGGAGCATGGTGGCGGCGACATGGGCGGCGGTGAACGCGCTGAAGCAGGCGGTGGTGCCACCGCGTTGGCAGTGACCGCGGTCGGCGATCCGATGCAGTCCATCTACGGATGGCGGGGGGCATCCGCGGCGAATCTGCCGCGCTTCGCCACCGATTTCCCGACCGCCCCAGGCGTTCCCGCGCCGATCTTGCCGCTGCTGACCAGCTGGCGGAATCCGCCGGAAGCGTTGGCACTGGCGAATCTGGTGGCCGATCCTCTGCGTCTGCGTGCACGGGCCGCGGGTGGTGCGACCGTGGACGCCTTGCGGGCGAAACCCGAGGCGCATGCCGGAGTCGTGGAGTTCGCGCTCACCGAGACCGTTGCGCAGGAGCGGGACTGGATCGCGGAGCGGATCGCGCGGGAGTGGGCGCTCGCGCGGGAAGAGGAGAATCCGCCGCCCACCTCCGCGGTGCTGATCCGGCGCAATGCCGATGCCGCGCCCCTGGCCGAGGCGCTGCGTGAGCAGGGGCTGCCGGTGGAGATCGTCGGGCTCGGTGGGCTGTTGGCGACGCCGGAGGTGGCCGATGTCGTCGCCACGTTGCGGCTGATCGCCGAACCGGGGACCGGTAGCGCCGCGGTGCGGATTCTCACCGGGGCGCGGTGGCGGATCGGGGTGGCGGATCTGGCGGCGCTGGCCAAGCGGGCGCGAATGCTGTCGATCGGGAGTGTGTCCGGGGACGCCTCGGCCGCGATCACCGACGCCGCGGGCCTGGCGAGTGCGCTACGGGAGGTCGCGCCCGAACCCACCGAGCGGGCGGGGCTGGCCGACGCCATCGCCGATCCCGGTGCGCCGGAACAGTATTCGGAGGCCGGATACGCGCGCATCGTCGCGCTGAGCGCGGAGCTGGCCGCACTGCGGGAACGCAGTGGTCAGCCGTTGGTCGAACTCGTCGCCGATGTCGAGCGCACCATCGGGGTCGGCGTGGAAACCCAGACTCGTCGGGCCATCGCGGGCGGCGGCGCCGGGCGCGAACACCTCGACGCCTTCGCCGAGGTGGTGGCCGGCTACGCGGCCGATTCCCGTGCTTCGCTGAGCGGTCTGCTCGCCTTCTTCACCGCCGCCGAATCCGTGGAGAACGGTTTGGAGCCAGGCGAAGTCGAGGTCGCGCGCGACCGCGTGCAGGTGCTCACCGTGCATGCCGCCAAGGGGCTGGAATGGGAGGTCGTCGCGGTCCCGCACGTGAGCGCGACGGTGTTCCCCTCGACCACCGCGCTGAGCACCTGGCTCGGCGCGCTCGCCGAACTGCCGACCACTCTGCGCGGCGACCGTGCCCAACCCGACGCCGCCGAGGGTGTTCCGGTGCTCGACCTCACCCACGTCGGCGATCGCGCCGAACTCGAACACGCGCTCGCCGAGCACAAGAACGCGCTCAAGAGCCGCAGGCTCGACGAGGAACGACGGCTGTTCTACGTGGCGCTCACCAGAACCGAACGGGTACTGCTGGTGTCGGCCTACCACTGGCCCGAGACCGGGACCTCGCCGAAGGGTCCGTCGGAATTCCTGCTCGAACTGAAGCAGGCGAACGAGGACCCCGGCAGCGACGCCTACGGCGTCGCCACCATCGCCCGCTGGGACGACACGCCGCCACCGGACGCCGTGAACCCCTTCGCCGACAATCCGCCGACCGCCCAGTGGCCTCGGGACCCGCTCGGTGGCCGTCGCGATCCCATCGAACAGGGTGCCGCGCTGGTTCGCGAGGCGCTCGAACAATTGCGCGGTGGCCCAGCCGATCCGGCTGCGGACGACGAGGACGAAGACCCCGAGGGCTGGGCGAACGACGTCGACGCCCTGCTCGCCGAGTTCACCGCCGCCGAACTCGCCGAACAGCAGGTGGAACTGCCCGGCCAGCTCCCCGCCACCGCCCTGGTCGAGCTGCGCGCCGATCCCACCCGCCTGGCCGCGCGTCTGCGCCGCCCGCTGCCGTACCCACCGAATCCGATGGCCCGGCGCGGCACCGCCTTCCACGCCTGGGTGCAGTCCTGGTTCGGCACCGACCGGCTGCTCGGCCTCGACGAACTGCCCGGCGCCGCCGACAGCACCGCCGAGCTGGGCCGCGCCGATCAGGAACTGGCCGCCATGCAGACGGCGTTCCGGCGCTCGCCGTGGGCACATCGCAACCCCATCGATGTCGAGGTCCCGTTCGAGACCACCATCGCCGGCACCGTGATTCGCGGCCGCATGGACGCCGTGTTCGCCGAACCCGGTGGCCGCTGGATCGTGGTCGACTGGAAGACCGGCGCCGAACCCGGCCCCGCCGACGAACCCGCCGTCGCCGTCCAGCTCGCCGTCTACCGCCTCGCCTGGGCCCGCCTGATGGCGGCCCACACCGGCGAACCCGAGGACCGGGTGCTGCGCAGAGTGGGCGCCGCCTTCCACTACATCCGCTCCGGTCGCACCATCGCCCCCACCGACCTGGCAGGTCCCGACGAGCTGGCCGACCTCATCCGTGACGCCGCCCCGGAAAACGAGGAAACGACACCACCGGATGTTCGATGA